Within the Archaeoglobus neptunius genome, the region TCCAGACAGCTTCAGGAATTAAAACTTCAAAATGCTTGAGAAGGTCGAGCCTCGAAATTTTGCACAGATTTATGAGAACGGAAGAATCAGCAACTACCTTCAATCAGCTCCCTCACGACCTTTTCATCCTTCTCAAGTTCTTCAAGATCGTATCTCCTCACAACCTTCTCCTTTGCCAGCAGCTCGTGGAATTCCCATTTTGTCATTCCTGCAAGCTCTCTCGCTTTTCCAAATCCAAGTAAACCCTTCTCGTATAACCTTACTGCCAGCTCCCTTCTTATTCTCTCTTCCACCTCGCTTTCTGGTAGCTTTATTGATTTCGCTATTTCAACAGGTATCTCTATCTTCAATCCCATGAGTCTCTTACATTGTTTAAATATAAGAATATTGGCCTGTTGGGATGTAAGCTCTTTTGAGTCTGAACATCCAGAATTTGAAGTTTTATGTAAGCTTCCCTCTCAGAATCTGGCTTTTATCCCTCTACTGGTCTTCTGAAATCAAAAGCGGGGAATGAGTGTAAAAGGTATGTTGCCAATAACTCGAATTCAGAATCGTTCAATCACTCAATACATTCAACCCCTCTTCTATCTCCTCCGGATTTATCTGAACGAGGAGTCCTCTCTCTCTGGCAATCTCGAACCACTCAGCCAAACTAACCCCTGCAATTCTTGCAGCCTGTTTCATGCTCTTCTTTCCAGTTACATATAGCTCGATGGCTTTCCGTAATCTGAGCTCTTTAATTCCCTCTTTTATTGCAAGATTCAACGCCTCATCTTTGCTTACACCGAGCAGTTCTGCAAGTTCATTAATTTTGCAATCACAGATATTACTGGGATT harbors:
- a CDS encoding UPF0175 family protein is translated as MGLKIEIPVEIAKSIKLPESEVEERIRRELAVRLYEKGLLGFGKARELAGMTKWEFHELLAKEKVVRRYDLEELEKDEKVVRELIEGSC
- a CDS encoding UPF0175 family protein, translating into MNLAIKEGIKELRLRKAIELYVTGKKSMKQAARIAGVSLAEWFEIARERGLLVQINPEEIEEGLNVLSD